A stretch of Aspergillus nidulans FGSC A4 chromosome VI DNA encodes these proteins:
- a CDS encoding protein ugmA (transcript_id=CADANIAT00009964), which translates to MLSLARKTLNRVPSFQDILQGRMTHPDISVDVLVIGAGPTGLGAAKRLNQINGPSWLLVDSNETPGGLASTDVTPEGFLYDVGGHVIFSHYKYFDDCINEALPKEDDWYEHQRISYVRCKGQWVPYPFQNNISMLPKEDQVKCIDGMIDAAIEHRVANTKPKDFDEWIVRMMGTGVADLFMRPYNYKVWAVPTTKMQCAWLGERVAAPNVKAVTTNVILNKTAGNWGPNATFRFPARDGTGGIWIAVANTLPKEKTRFGEKGKVTKVNPKNKTVTLGDGTTVGYQKLVSTMAVDYLAEQIGDQELIGLTKQLFYSSTHVIGVGIRGSRPERIGDKCWLYFPEDNCPFYRATIFSNYSPYNQPDASKKLPTLQLADGSKPKNTEPQEGPYWSIMLEVSESSMKPVNIDTLLAESIQGLVNTEMLKPGDEIVSTYHRRFDHGYPTPSLEREGALTQILPKLQSMDIWSRGRFGSWRYEVGNQDHSFMLGVEAVDNIVNGAVELTLNYPDFVNGRQNTERRLVDGAQAFAKNKAQ; encoded by the exons ATGCTTAGTCTAGCTCGCAAGACTTTGAACCGCGTTCCCAGCTTTCAGGATATCCTACAAGGCAGGATGACCCACCCCGATAT CTCAGTTGAcgttctcgtcatcggcgCTGGCCCAACTGGATTGGGTGCTGCAAAGCGTCTGAACCAGATT AACGGTCCCTCGTGGCTCCTTGTTGACTCCAACGAGACTCCCGGTGGTCTTGCCTCTACCGATGTCACCCCCGAAGGCTTC CTTTACGATGTCGGTGGCCACGTTATTTTCTCCCACTACAAGTACTTCGATGACTGCATCAACGAGGCTCTTCCCAAGGAAGATGATTGGTACGAGCACCAGCGTATCTCCTACGTCCGTTGCAAGGGCCAGTGGGTTCCCTACCCTTTCCAGAACAACATCTCCATGCTTCCCAAGGAGGACCAAGTCAAGTGTATCGACGGTATGATCGATGCCGCTATCGAGCACCGCGTCGCCAACACCAAGCCCAAGGACTTCGACGAGTGGATTGTGCGCATGATGGGTACCGGTGTTGCCGATCTTTTCATGCGCCCCTACAACTACAAGGTCTGGGCTGTGCCCACTACTAAG ATGCAATGCGCTTGGCTCGGTGAGCGTGTCGCTGCTCCCAACGTCAAGGCTGTGACTACCAACGTTATCCTTAACAAGACCGCTGGTAACTGGGGTCCTAACGCTACTTTCCGTTTCCCCGCCCGCGATGGTACCGGTGGTATCTGGATCGCTGTTGCCAACACCCTTCCCAAAGAGAAGACCCGCTTCGGTGAGAAGGGCAAGGTCACCAAGGTTAACCCTAAGAACAAGACCGTCACTCTGGGCGATGGCACCACCGTCGGCTACCAGAAGCTTGTTTCCACCATGGCCGTGGACTACCTCGCCGAGCAGATTGGTGACCAGGAATTGATCGGTCTGACCAAGCAGCTCTTCTATTCCTCCACACACGTCATTGGTGTCGGTATCCGTGGCTCTCGCCCCGAGAGAATCGGCGACAAGTGCTGG CTCTACTTCCCCGAGGACAACTGCCCCTTCTACCGCGCCACTATCTTCTCCAACTACTCCCCTTACAACCAGCCCGACGCCTCCAAGAAGCTTCCCACCCTGCAGCTTGCGGACGGCTCCAAGCCCAAGAACACTGAGCCCCAGGAAGGTCCCTACTGGTCCATCATGTTGGAGGTTTCCGAGTCCTCGATGAAGCCCGTCAACATTGACACCCTTCTTGCCGAGTCCATCCAGGGTCTCGTCAACACCGAGATGCTCAAGCCCGGCGATGAGATTGTCTCCACCTACCACCGCCGCTTTGACCACGGATACCCCACCCCCTCTCTGGAGCGTGAAGGCGCCCTTACCCAGATTCTGCCTAAGCTGCAGTCAATGGACATCTGGTCTCGTGGCCGCTTCGGTAGCTGGCGCTATGAGGTCGGTAACCAGGACCACTCATTCATGCTCGGTGTTGAGGCCGTGGACAACATTGTCAACGGCGCTGTCGAGCTCACACTCAACTACCCTGACTTCGTCAACGGCCGACAAAACACCGAGAGGCGTCTAGTTGACGGTGCTCAGGCTTTTGCTAAGAATAAGGCGCAGTAA